A window of Rhodococcus sp. SGAir0479 contains these coding sequences:
- a CDS encoding DUF2505 domain-containing protein, translated as MARHIEHSAHYPHSVATLHAALTDEHYWQSRLQQVGGPGAKLDSVQVGDGTIDVVMTQAVPAEHLPSVVTKIRPGDLIIKRTESWGPLQGDRAEGTFSAEVEGAPGQLRGTMVLTADSGGSLLVMDGDVEVKLPIFGSKVESVIAGQVLELLDAEEDFTGQWTAQAR; from the coding sequence ATGGCCCGACACATCGAGCATTCCGCGCATTACCCGCACTCGGTCGCGACTCTGCACGCCGCACTCACCGACGAGCACTACTGGCAGAGCCGGCTCCAGCAGGTCGGCGGCCCCGGCGCGAAGCTCGACAGCGTGCAGGTGGGCGACGGCACGATCGACGTCGTGATGACGCAGGCGGTGCCCGCCGAGCACCTGCCGTCTGTGGTCACCAAGATCCGTCCGGGTGACCTGATCATCAAGCGGACCGAATCGTGGGGTCCGCTACAGGGTGACCGGGCCGAGGGCACCTTCTCCGCCGAGGTCGAGGGCGCGCCCGGACAACTGCGCGGCACCATGGTCCTCACCGCCGACAGCGGAGGATCGCTGCTGGTCATGGATGGTGATGTGGAGGTCAAGCTGCCGATCTTCGGCAGCAAGGTCGAGTCCGTGATCGCGGGCCAGGTCCTGGAACTGCTCGACGCCGAGGAGGACTTCACCGGGCAGTGGACGGCGCAGGCCCGGTGA
- a CDS encoding DUF2505 domain-containing protein translates to MARRIDYSARFDHPAEKVYAALSDPDHWEARMEEMRKYSENHLESLKVTDDGIDLVLHHVLPRRDLPDIAQAVLKKDLVITRKERYTPFGEPVTGTYEASIPAGPGSLTGTMELFSTDTGCTLRTTSEAKVFLPFVGGKLEQLMLANLVDLFRNEAAITAAWLAQQ, encoded by the coding sequence ATGGCCCGTCGCATCGACTACTCCGCCAGGTTCGACCATCCCGCCGAGAAGGTGTACGCCGCGCTGAGCGACCCGGACCACTGGGAGGCGCGGATGGAGGAGATGCGCAAGTACAGCGAGAACCACCTCGAGAGCCTGAAGGTGACCGACGACGGGATCGATCTGGTGCTCCACCACGTGCTGCCCCGCCGGGACCTGCCGGACATCGCGCAGGCCGTGCTGAAAAAGGACCTGGTCATCACCCGCAAGGAGCGGTACACGCCGTTCGGGGAGCCGGTCACCGGCACCTACGAGGCGTCCATTCCGGCCGGTCCGGGCAGCCTGACCGGCACCATGGAACTGTTCAGCACCGATACCGGCTGCACGCTGCGCACGACGTCCGAGGCGAAGGTGTTCCTGCCGTTCGTCGGCGGCAAGCTCGAGCAGTTGATGCTGGCGAATCTGGTCGACCTGTTCCGGAACGAGGCCGCGATCACCGCCGCCTGGCTCGCCCAGCAGTAA